One Vallitalea pronyensis genomic region harbors:
- a CDS encoding extracellular solute-binding protein: MKKIVTMGFVIVIVLMTALAGCGKKDVKETTSDQTKEKEVTSDIKDKDVDKDPLANINAAGLPIVNEPVTLKVAAKKRETVKKPFKDLAVLQEIEAATNVHIEWDVAPINGWQEKKNLMLASGDWPDVFWGNYIIENNEVIKFAADGIFIPLEDLIDQHAPNIKKILDETPGLRDYITAPDGHIYALPSINETASSAVSAQFINQAWLDEVGMDIPTTTDELYDVLKAFKGICSNEQTPFTFRFDNNILGLNGMFGSFGLVDNKTKFTVVEDKVLFTPMEEAYKEAVQYFHKLFSEGLMDVESFSQNMPIFKAKVSNKNVGVTNMWSLNWLFGDQHEDAGYVFMPPLKGPKGHQGYMYKNASFLSGKGSFLITETCENPVVAIKWADYMAQQEVSFKLLEGLIYEKDDQGIYQPIPIPEGISNDEFRHAETPGANSFHMLTNAFYENVNVSKGILEKRGYDKIYEQYKTNTFLPPFYLSPEDSSRIAELKGDILSFVNEKTSHWMLEGGIEKEWDSYIKQLKKMKIEEMLNIYQNRYNDFISE; encoded by the coding sequence ATGAAAAAAATAGTAACCATGGGTTTTGTGATTGTTATCGTTCTCATGACAGCTTTAGCTGGTTGTGGGAAGAAGGATGTAAAGGAAACAACTTCAGATCAAACAAAGGAAAAAGAAGTGACAAGTGACATAAAAGATAAGGATGTTGACAAGGATCCATTAGCTAACATTAATGCAGCAGGACTACCCATTGTCAATGAGCCTGTTACCCTAAAAGTAGCAGCAAAGAAAAGAGAAACCGTCAAAAAACCATTTAAAGATCTGGCCGTATTACAAGAAATTGAAGCGGCAACCAATGTACATATTGAATGGGATGTAGCGCCCATTAATGGTTGGCAGGAAAAGAAAAATTTAATGCTTGCCAGTGGTGATTGGCCCGATGTGTTCTGGGGGAACTACATCATCGAAAACAATGAGGTCATTAAGTTTGCTGCAGATGGCATATTCATACCCCTAGAGGACTTAATCGACCAACATGCTCCAAACATTAAAAAAATCTTAGATGAGACACCAGGGCTGCGTGATTACATAACGGCACCAGATGGGCACATATATGCCCTGCCCTCTATAAATGAAACAGCAAGTTCAGCTGTAAGTGCACAGTTTATTAATCAAGCATGGTTAGATGAAGTGGGCATGGATATACCAACAACCACCGATGAACTTTATGACGTGCTAAAAGCGTTTAAAGGTATTTGCAGCAATGAACAAACACCATTCACCTTCCGATTTGACAACAATATTTTAGGTCTTAATGGGATGTTTGGGTCCTTTGGTTTAGTGGATAACAAGACCAAATTTACGGTTGTGGAAGATAAAGTATTATTTACACCAATGGAAGAAGCCTATAAGGAAGCCGTTCAATATTTTCATAAATTATTTAGTGAAGGTTTAATGGATGTGGAGTCCTTTTCACAGAATATGCCTATATTTAAAGCCAAAGTATCCAATAAAAATGTAGGTGTTACCAACATGTGGTCCCTTAATTGGTTGTTTGGCGATCAGCATGAAGATGCCGGTTATGTATTTATGCCGCCTTTAAAGGGACCAAAAGGGCATCAAGGTTACATGTATAAGAATGCATCATTCTTATCAGGAAAAGGTTCCTTTTTAATAACAGAGACGTGTGAAAACCCTGTGGTAGCTATTAAATGGGCGGATTATATGGCACAGCAAGAGGTAAGCTTCAAACTTCTGGAAGGCTTAATCTATGAGAAGGATGATCAAGGCATCTATCAGCCAATACCCATTCCAGAAGGAATAAGTAATGATGAATTTAGGCATGCAGAAACACCTGGAGCCAACAGTTTTCACATGTTAACCAATGCCTTTTATGAGAATGTCAATGTTTCCAAAGGTATTCTAGAAAAAAGGGGCTATGATAAAATCTACGAACAATACAAGACCAATACATTTTTACCACCCTTCTACTTAAGCCCAGAAGATTCATCCAGAATTGCAGAGTTAAAAGGTGATATCTTGTCCTTTGTTAATGAAAAAACGTCTCATTGGATGCTTGAAGGGGGTATTGAAAAAGAATGGGACAGCTATATCAAGCAACTCAAAAAAATGAAGATAGAAGAGATGCTTAACATCTATCAAAACCGTTATAACGATTTTATCAGTGAATAG
- a CDS encoding glycoside hydrolase family 127 protein yields MKTIKKYQPPNLGESKLTSGFWFERTENYMHIIQSMENTLLDDKNAARLINFAIAAGEAKGAFYRNDWSDGDCYKFIEGCANQYAVTGDQRITDLMEPYIPWIEKAQEHDGYINTQITLTHIKRWEDPKHHELYNLGHLFTAGVTYYEATGDKRLLDVAIKAADNLCTVFLPINEELADFGFNPSQIMGLMDLYDVTGNEDYLTLADTFITMRGMKPTKGDFNQNRVPLRKESKPVGHAVMAAYLYAGAADVYGYTQDKTLFTSLERIWQDMINKRIYITGGVCPLYSGISERGDNVHEAFGDEYDLPHRIAYNETCANIGIAMWARRMYNLTGEATYGDWMENILYNAGISGASLDMTSYFYANPLAHRAKEHIKPTFNQYAHVPNKRFKTFTCWCCPPQLWRTFSGMPRWVYAVSDKGVSINLFTGCELDTKLRNGEPVKVVMETNYPWDKEVVIMIEQAPTDGMTLQYLIPSWCSKAKVNGHAKDPGVYEAVVKTGDKITLQLPMEAVFYEANPMVEQANGMVAVKRGPVVYCLEGHDIEGAYAMDELALSVEEGMEEVVIDELPYEMIGLKTHMYYKPKGQGLYHPRTPVEDKKVPVRLIPYFAWANRSEEDMSVWLNRA; encoded by the coding sequence ATGAAAACAATAAAAAAATATCAGCCGCCTAATCTCGGTGAGTCAAAGCTTACTTCAGGATTTTGGTTCGAGCGGACAGAAAATTATATGCACATTATTCAGAGCATGGAAAACACGTTGTTAGACGATAAAAATGCTGCCCGATTAATTAATTTTGCCATAGCAGCAGGTGAAGCAAAAGGGGCATTTTATCGTAATGATTGGTCAGACGGTGACTGCTATAAGTTCATTGAAGGTTGTGCCAATCAGTATGCAGTGACAGGGGATCAAAGGATTACAGACTTAATGGAGCCATACATACCATGGATTGAAAAAGCGCAAGAACATGATGGTTATATCAATACACAGATAACTTTGACCCATATAAAAAGATGGGAAGACCCTAAGCATCATGAACTCTATAATCTTGGACATTTGTTTACAGCAGGAGTGACCTATTATGAGGCTACAGGCGATAAGCGACTCCTTGACGTTGCCATAAAAGCAGCAGACAATCTGTGCACTGTTTTCTTACCCATTAATGAAGAACTGGCTGACTTTGGTTTTAATCCAAGTCAAATCATGGGGCTTATGGATTTATATGATGTCACAGGGAATGAGGACTATCTCACATTAGCAGATACATTTATCACCATGCGGGGTATGAAACCAACAAAAGGCGATTTTAATCAGAATCGGGTGCCTCTTAGAAAGGAATCCAAACCTGTGGGTCATGCGGTTATGGCAGCATATCTTTATGCTGGTGCTGCTGATGTCTATGGTTATACACAAGATAAGACCTTATTCACATCACTAGAAAGAATATGGCAGGATATGATTAATAAACGCATTTATATCACAGGTGGTGTATGCCCACTTTATTCAGGTATCTCTGAACGTGGTGACAATGTTCATGAAGCTTTTGGGGATGAGTACGACTTGCCACATCGTATTGCCTACAACGAAACGTGTGCCAATATTGGTATAGCCATGTGGGCCAGAAGGATGTATAACCTGACAGGTGAAGCCACCTATGGGGACTGGATGGAAAACATTTTGTATAACGCAGGCATCTCGGGGGCAAGTCTTGACATGACAAGTTACTTTTACGCTAACCCGTTAGCCCATCGAGCAAAAGAGCACATTAAGCCAACTTTCAATCAATATGCACATGTGCCCAATAAACGATTCAAGACATTTACCTGCTGGTGTTGTCCACCTCAATTATGGCGTACATTTTCTGGTATGCCAAGGTGGGTATATGCTGTCTCTGATAAAGGGGTGTCCATTAATTTATTTACAGGCTGTGAATTGGATACCAAGCTGCGCAATGGTGAACCTGTTAAAGTAGTCATGGAGACTAATTATCCATGGGATAAAGAAGTGGTCATCATGATTGAACAAGCCCCAACAGATGGGATGACCCTTCAATACCTCATTCCCAGTTGGTGTTCCAAGGCTAAGGTTAATGGTCATGCTAAGGACCCTGGCGTTTATGAGGCCGTGGTAAAAACAGGAGACAAGATAACCCTTCAATTACCTATGGAAGCAGTCTTCTATGAAGCCAACCCCATGGTTGAACAAGCAAACGGTATGGTGGCAGTTAAACGAGGTCCCGTGGTATATTGTCTTGAAGGGCATGATATTGAAGGTGCATATGCCATGGATGAACTTGCCCTATCTGTTGAGGAAGGCATGGAAGAAGTCGTTATTGATGAGTTACCTTATGAGATGATTGGTTTAAAAACCCATATGTACTATAAACCAAAAGGCCAAGGGTTATACCATCCAAGAACACCTGTTGAAGATAAGAAGGTTCCCGTTCGTCTCATTCCTTATTTTGCATGGGCAAACCGATCAGAAGAAGATATGAGTGTTTGGCTGAATAGGGCTTAA
- a CDS encoding sulfatase-like hydrolase/transferase, whose protein sequence is MRKNILFLLVDQWPSDAFSHRGAAIKTPNMDRLTSESTNFINAFTTCPLCSPARSVLLTGRWNTQTGLEDNMGVGYSTQEPLKQTEETWVDGAVAAGYHVGYYGKWHLGPNGPIIRGAKKHFDDIEPHSKPYMVGKSDYNYEACKMNYKKRADALLKSNHHFYGDTRMSIEETLPYKIAEKGCAFIREYAQGDKEQPFMLTVSVNDPHFPHYLPKEFIDKIKEFPVTLPENLRDDFQDKPWFHNVPWWPSMDTSTLTQEDWLEVIRYAGMHRMLVDQALGRVLNTLDETGLSDETIVIFTSDHGDMCGAHNRFDKGPYYYDEVFRVPLMIKMPQEKPAIQKGYVSLIDLGKTLFDMMNHETKKPMFGRNIMSLIGKEEPPHDWQNMVYGMYEKYNGMRFIIRAIRSERFKYVYNPQDKDEFYDLDMDPYELHNKATDEAYTEEKTYLQRQLIDWMKAIDDPMLQETLLSIPQAGWIDVLEKPGP, encoded by the coding sequence TTGAGAAAAAATATATTGTTTTTATTAGTGGACCAATGGCCTTCAGATGCATTTAGTCATAGGGGTGCAGCCATCAAAACACCCAACATGGACCGTCTGACTAGTGAAAGTACAAATTTTATTAATGCATTTACCACATGCCCATTGTGTTCACCAGCAAGAAGTGTTTTATTGACAGGACGATGGAATACCCAGACTGGACTAGAGGATAACATGGGCGTCGGTTATTCCACACAAGAGCCTTTAAAACAAACAGAAGAAACTTGGGTTGATGGGGCTGTTGCAGCAGGCTATCATGTGGGGTATTACGGCAAATGGCATCTGGGACCTAATGGACCCATCATAAGAGGAGCAAAAAAACATTTTGATGACATTGAGCCTCATTCAAAACCTTATATGGTTGGTAAGAGTGATTATAATTATGAAGCATGTAAAATGAATTATAAAAAAAGAGCAGATGCATTATTAAAAAGTAACCATCACTTTTATGGGGATACGCGTATGTCCATAGAAGAAACATTGCCCTATAAGATAGCTGAAAAAGGATGTGCATTCATAAGAGAATACGCACAAGGTGATAAAGAGCAACCCTTTATGTTAACCGTATCGGTGAATGACCCTCATTTTCCACATTATCTACCCAAAGAATTCATTGATAAAATAAAAGAATTTCCTGTCACTCTACCCGAAAACCTTAGGGATGATTTTCAAGATAAACCTTGGTTCCATAACGTCCCTTGGTGGCCCAGCATGGATACTTCAACATTAACCCAAGAGGATTGGCTGGAAGTCATTCGTTATGCAGGCATGCATCGCATGTTAGTGGACCAAGCGTTAGGTAGAGTACTTAATACACTGGATGAAACAGGGCTTTCTGATGAGACCATTGTTATCTTTACATCTGACCATGGTGATATGTGTGGTGCTCATAACCGCTTTGATAAAGGGCCTTATTATTATGATGAAGTCTTTCGAGTACCCTTAATGATAAAAATGCCTCAGGAGAAACCTGCCATACAAAAAGGATATGTGTCCTTAATTGATCTGGGGAAAACCCTGTTTGATATGATGAATCATGAGACGAAAAAGCCCATGTTTGGCAGGAATATCATGTCTCTCATTGGAAAGGAAGAACCGCCTCATGATTGGCAGAATATGGTTTATGGCATGTATGAAAAATATAACGGTATGCGTTTTATCATTCGGGCCATTAGAAGTGAACGCTTTAAATATGTCTATAACCCTCAAGATAAAGATGAATTTTATGATTTGGATATGGACCCTTATGAACTCCACAACAAAGCAACAGATGAAGCCTACACAGAAGAAAAAACATACCTGCAAAGACAGTTAATAGACTGGATGAAAGCCATAGATGATCCTATGTTACAGGAGACATTGCTATCAATACCCCAAGCAGGATGGATTGACGTACTGGAGAAACCAGGACCTTAA